From a region of the Verrucomicrobiota bacterium genome:
- a CDS encoding DUF3347 domain-containing protein, producing the protein MVNLSAETANSGSRLDKHVKTLDATIIDQYEAVTEGLVQDNLDTAKNASSKLAASARDAGNPSIANTASKVAVAKSLEDARGAFRNLSSQVIKLSQGNSDYTVMTCPMVENGRWLQSDDKVSNPYMGQKMPGCGMPES; encoded by the coding sequence ATGGTGAATCTTTCAGCCGAAACTGCGAACTCGGGCTCTCGATTGGATAAGCATGTAAAAACCTTGGACGCTACCATTATCGACCAGTACGAGGCTGTCACCGAAGGGTTGGTTCAAGACAATCTGGACACAGCGAAAAACGCATCGTCTAAACTGGCTGCATCAGCAAGAGACGCGGGAAACCCAAGTATTGCCAATACCGCTTCTAAGGTTGCTGTAGCAAAATCGCTGGAGGATGCTCGCGGGGCTTTTAGAAATCTGAGCAGCCAAGTTATAAAACTGTCCCAGGGAAACTCGGACTATACGGTTATGACCTGTCCCATGGTGGAGAATGGCCGCTGGCTGCAAAGTGACGATAAAGTCTCTAATCCCTACATGGGCCAAAAGATGCCGGGATGCGGCATGCCCGAGTCTTAG
- a CDS encoding sulfatase-like hydrolase/transferase codes for MRKRAPIVLRVTCLFFTLLGLAATYAAEKTNVVFILTDNHGAWTLGCYGNPDIRTPHIDRMAAEGIRFSHAFANNAVCSPTRATYLTGLMPSQHGVHNFLTAGRLQVGPDARNTLEHFTSLPEILKAEGYKCGLVGKWHLGDNLHPQEGLEDYWITMPHGGTNTFHNAQVIENGETRNEPTYLTQLWTDNACNFIETNKDDPFFLYLAYNGPYGLSGYQLESSGNQHANYYADKSLSSFPGGVIHPWQFSNRQYFGNPVSIRRYAEELSAIDDGVGAVLQKLKELGLDENTLVVFAADQGWAGGQHGLWGMGDHTRPVNAFEHSMQIPLILRHPSGKDSTRQKIPGGRVSDHMVSNYDFMPSILSYLGLKEKTPDSPQSPGRDYSGILRGETMSDWDDTVFYEYESLRCIRTRDWKYIERFEDGYDELYHLAEDPGEQQNLIYQDSVAAIKQELQSRLNQFFSDNASPEYDLWNGGASQTRYHVWGKETVRGQTGNHPSTVQVLPAVDLSVTVPEMTLPEGLIAEVAAAPPLTRHPMMGNFDDRGRLFVAEAAGLNLKASVLDVEKPNFIRMLVDNNQDGLFDHSTVFAKDLTFPSGTLWHDGALWVTAAPSIWRLEDTDDDGVADKREEIVNGFGYTGNAADLHGPFLHPNGRIFWCHGRKDLDVHDKNGNLIHKGKGARIWSCEPDGSDVQIYAGGGMDNPVEIVFTPEGEIIGDINLMYGRPRGDTLVHWQYGGAYPRYDQETVLEEFTRTGDLLKEFHNFGHVAVSGINLYRSGTILGDYAGNLFTTHFNTQKVTRSVIEKNEATFGHVKEEDFLVIDDPDVHLTDIIEGADGSLLVIDTGGWFRDGCPISQIAKPEIAGAIYRIRNAGVVDQKTDFRGLDIDWSNASPTELAAFLDDPRFAVRDRAIASMAELGNGGVGDLKSVLTNGTVEARRNAIWALTRIGSSEAMELVRDALKDEETTIRHTACNSIWKTRDTHAIKDLAHLLLHNQQAAVQMAAARALGRIGDSKAIEALLKFIERPMDRTREHAAIYALIEINDFGQTKKALGKNLADVQRRSLWALDGMQDSQLGANQVVPFLNSVSIPLQETAITISKLHPEWASDIATAFHQWKNNGDLTGQQKTAVNALVPFYLTNADIQNFVNRIFEAKDGEESVHAFRLISESLKPVKLNERWEREFESALWSAHVETMSLAIDALAKIDTDHFDNELTRIGDNTSHPPLIRIKALGAISQAKGPMSPSAFSMLSQLLAPTSGSLQRLDAAQILSKATFTKEQVREVTELMKTVGPLEIPLLVSIFEKHRDAPSGIALVNALESSAAANVLSPSELQRMLASFPPDVYDRGKPLVKQLFAQEEQREKHLAEVSSKLETGDPTRGKAAFISGKGACITCHQIGNEGHEVGPNLSQIGQIRTKQDLLESILFPSINLARDFESYVIETTDGQSLLGVVQRETADTIFLLDATAVAKPIPRSSIKTIQPGVVSLMPQGLDQTMTQEELIDLVAYLDSLE; via the coding sequence ATGAGAAAGCGCGCCCCTATTGTGCTCCGAGTCACTTGCTTGTTCTTCACCCTTTTGGGATTAGCCGCAACCTATGCAGCCGAAAAGACCAACGTGGTCTTCATTCTAACGGACAACCACGGTGCCTGGACGCTTGGTTGTTACGGCAACCCGGATATTAGAACACCCCATATCGATCGGATGGCGGCTGAAGGGATTCGGTTTTCTCATGCCTTTGCAAACAATGCGGTTTGCTCGCCGACCCGTGCGACCTACCTTACCGGGCTGATGCCGTCGCAACATGGGGTACACAACTTCCTGACCGCTGGTCGGCTCCAGGTCGGTCCGGACGCGCGCAACACTTTGGAGCACTTTACGTCGCTTCCCGAGATCCTGAAAGCAGAAGGCTACAAGTGTGGGCTGGTTGGTAAATGGCACCTGGGCGATAATCTTCATCCCCAGGAAGGACTCGAGGATTACTGGATCACCATGCCCCACGGCGGGACCAACACATTTCACAATGCACAGGTCATCGAAAACGGAGAGACGCGTAACGAGCCGACTTACCTGACTCAGTTATGGACGGACAACGCCTGTAATTTCATCGAAACGAATAAGGATGATCCATTCTTTCTCTACCTGGCTTACAACGGACCCTACGGACTCAGCGGTTATCAATTGGAATCGTCGGGCAACCAGCATGCCAATTACTACGCTGATAAATCGTTGAGCTCATTTCCCGGCGGGGTAATTCATCCGTGGCAGTTTTCAAATCGTCAATACTTCGGAAACCCGGTGAGCATCCGCCGTTACGCGGAAGAACTGAGTGCCATCGACGATGGAGTCGGTGCTGTTTTGCAAAAACTAAAGGAGCTGGGTCTGGATGAAAATACACTGGTCGTATTCGCGGCGGATCAGGGCTGGGCTGGTGGACAACACGGACTCTGGGGAATGGGAGATCATACAAGGCCGGTAAACGCCTTCGAACATTCGATGCAGATACCACTAATCCTGAGACATCCCTCCGGAAAGGATAGTACCAGGCAAAAGATTCCCGGCGGAAGGGTAAGCGATCACATGGTTAGCAATTATGATTTTATGCCATCGATTCTCAGCTATCTGGGGTTGAAAGAAAAAACACCGGATTCCCCGCAGTCGCCCGGCAGGGACTATTCAGGAATCCTTCGAGGAGAAACGATGTCCGATTGGGATGACACGGTTTTCTACGAATACGAAAGCTTGCGCTGCATCCGGACCAGGGATTGGAAATATATCGAACGTTTCGAAGACGGTTACGATGAACTCTATCATCTGGCTGAGGACCCCGGAGAACAACAGAACTTGATATACCAGGATTCCGTTGCTGCGATAAAACAGGAACTGCAATCGCGATTGAACCAGTTCTTCAGTGACAACGCTTCTCCGGAATATGACTTATGGAACGGAGGTGCTTCCCAGACCCGCTACCATGTTTGGGGCAAAGAAACAGTTAGGGGGCAAACCGGCAATCACCCTTCAACGGTCCAAGTTCTGCCAGCAGTAGATCTATCGGTGACCGTCCCTGAAATGACTTTGCCGGAAGGCCTGATCGCAGAGGTGGCCGCCGCTCCCCCACTCACCCGACATCCGATGATGGGAAACTTTGACGATCGTGGAAGACTGTTTGTGGCCGAAGCCGCCGGGTTGAATCTGAAAGCGAGTGTGCTTGATGTGGAGAAACCGAACTTCATTCGAATGTTGGTTGATAACAACCAGGATGGTCTATTCGACCACTCCACTGTATTTGCCAAAGACCTGACTTTCCCATCGGGCACCTTGTGGCACGACGGCGCTCTTTGGGTCACCGCAGCTCCATCCATCTGGCGACTGGAGGACACGGACGATGATGGCGTTGCCGACAAACGGGAAGAGATCGTCAACGGTTTTGGGTACACCGGAAATGCCGCCGATTTGCACGGGCCTTTTCTGCATCCCAATGGCCGTATATTCTGGTGCCACGGGCGCAAGGATTTGGATGTGCACGACAAGAACGGAAACCTGATCCACAAAGGTAAAGGTGCCCGCATCTGGTCCTGCGAACCGGACGGCAGTGACGTGCAGATTTACGCAGGTGGTGGAATGGATAACCCGGTGGAAATTGTGTTCACTCCGGAAGGCGAAATTATTGGCGATATAAACCTCATGTATGGGCGACCGCGTGGAGACACGCTGGTCCACTGGCAGTATGGAGGAGCCTATCCGCGCTACGACCAGGAAACCGTTCTCGAGGAGTTTACACGGACCGGTGACCTTCTCAAAGAGTTTCACAACTTTGGTCATGTCGCCGTATCCGGAATCAATCTCTATAGATCGGGCACCATTTTGGGCGACTATGCCGGAAATCTTTTTACCACTCATTTCAATACGCAAAAGGTAACACGCTCGGTAATCGAGAAAAACGAAGCTACCTTTGGTCATGTGAAGGAAGAAGACTTTTTGGTCATCGATGATCCCGATGTGCATTTAACAGACATCATTGAAGGCGCCGATGGCAGCTTGCTGGTGATCGATACGGGCGGCTGGTTTCGCGATGGATGTCCGATTTCCCAGATTGCGAAACCAGAGATTGCCGGAGCGATCTACCGAATTCGAAACGCAGGAGTCGTTGACCAAAAAACCGATTTTCGGGGCTTGGATATTGATTGGTCAAACGCTTCTCCCACAGAGCTTGCTGCATTCCTGGACGACCCACGATTCGCGGTTCGAGATCGCGCAATCGCATCGATGGCAGAATTAGGAAATGGTGGAGTCGGCGACCTGAAATCCGTTTTAACAAACGGAACCGTGGAAGCACGACGCAACGCCATATGGGCGCTCACTCGAATTGGATCGTCTGAGGCCATGGAACTAGTCAGAGACGCATTGAAGGACGAAGAGACAACCATCCGACACACCGCCTGTAACAGCATCTGGAAAACCAGAGATACACATGCGATTAAGGACCTCGCTCACCTTTTACTCCACAATCAGCAAGCGGCTGTTCAAATGGCAGCAGCACGTGCCTTGGGAAGAATCGGCGATTCAAAAGCGATCGAAGCGTTGCTGAAATTTATAGAACGACCCATGGATCGAACCAGGGAGCACGCGGCGATTTATGCTTTGATTGAAATCAACGATTTCGGTCAGACGAAAAAGGCGTTGGGGAAAAACTTGGCTGACGTTCAACGCCGATCTCTCTGGGCTTTGGACGGGATGCAGGATTCCCAGTTAGGCGCCAATCAAGTCGTACCCTTTTTAAATTCGGTTTCAATCCCACTGCAGGAAACGGCAATCACTATCTCCAAACTTCATCCCGAATGGGCGAGCGACATCGCGACCGCGTTTCATCAATGGAAAAATAACGGCGATTTAACCGGGCAACAGAAGACTGCGGTAAACGCGCTCGTCCCCTTCTATCTCACAAACGCGGATATACAGAATTTCGTGAACCGCATCTTCGAGGCGAAAGATGGGGAAGAATCAGTTCATGCGTTTCGGCTCATCTCCGAAAGTCTAAAGCCGGTAAAACTCAACGAGCGTTGGGAACGCGAATTCGAATCTGCTTTGTGGAGTGCCCATGTCGAGACCATGTCTCTGGCGATCGATGCCCTCGCGAAAATAGACACCGATCATTTCGATAATGAACTCACCAGGATCGGCGACAACACCTCTCACCCCCCTTTGATCCGGATCAAAGCACTTGGGGCTATCTCTCAGGCAAAGGGGCCGATGAGCCCGTCCGCGTTTTCAATGCTAAGCCAATTGCTGGCTCCAACGAGCGGGTCTTTGCAACGTCTGGATGCGGCACAGATCTTATCCAAAGCGACCTTCACAAAGGAACAAGTTCGAGAGGTGACCGAATTAATGAAAACTGTAGGCCCCTTAGAAATTCCATTGCTGGTAAGCATTTTTGAAAAACACAGGGACGCCCCTTCCGGCATTGCTTTGGTGAATGCACTGGAAAGCTCTGCCGCCGCCAATGTTCTTTCCCCATCCGAACTGCAGCGGATGCTCGCCTCCTTTCCTCCCGACGTTTATGATCGCGGCAAGCCGTTAGTGAAACAGCTCTTCGCTCAAGAGGAACAACGCGAAAAACATCTGGCTGAGGTGAGCTCGAAATTGGAAACAGGCGACCCAACGCGTGGCAAAGCAGCTTTTATTTCCGGCAAAGGTGCCTGTATAACCTGTCATCAGATCGGTAACGAGGGTCACGAAGTCGGCCCGAATTTAAGTCAGATAGGACAGATACGAACGAAGCAGGATCTCCTTGAATCGATTTTGTTTCCCAGTATCAATCTTGCCCGGGATTTTGAATCGTATGTAATCGAAACTACAGATGGCCAATCTCTGCTCGGCGTGGTTCAACGAGAAACCGCGGATACCATTTTCTTGTTGGATGCCACCGCCGTGGCTAAACCCATTCCGCGATCTTCCATCAAAACGATTCAACCGGGAGTCGTATCTCTGATGCCGCAAGGTCTGGATCAAACCATGACGCAAGAAGAACTCATCGATCTCGTTGCTTACTTGGATAGTTTAGAATAA
- a CDS encoding DUF6250 domain-containing protein produces the protein MKHDPRLIIFWIGLFYAVTSLSTNGTPSLSYQLGDVLFEDKFEGLSNWVTEQQPGGTTQINDGKLEINDANGCTVWFKHKMESPVLIEYEVKMIKAGGANDNTRDLNCFWMALDANYPTDIFKNTERTGQFRTYDYLRLYYVGYGGHKNTQTRFRKYNGLGEKPLLPQHDLSRPEYMIPPNQTMKIQIITLGNRTQYIRDGEVIFDFADEQPYQEGWFAFRTVSNHMTVDNFKVTRLIPGEGVDQKLPLMRLGAYGEGYTVRQVSAGTAPSMHAYMDICPESPDATRITYFEFDDKVPGWGRVVVANRDGSEPRYVSERVRGGDHDGTRQQWLDNDHLLYGIEDEEWSIIVNVKDNSTRKVKGSIGMVSEINGKGLTHNNYPASKYKGAARKPSEVMLMDLAKGDVQVLLNKEEMIPMHPRRKIIEDPKWKDMGTFKHPKWSPNGEKFFWVYMLEVKGTNKKLVKSALLADKDGNGMRYVSEVGQHAMWQSNDTLLSYIRRDDFDLVNNPAAQDVMIHPIHGDPDYPLIKNALGIHGSLNPEGTLFVTDIFDWPEKGAHAVLLYDVASGDYRELVRMRAEKNDPTNTMHPHPVWSRDGNGIYFNGSDTGERRVYFIDLSKYRFRPIARR, from the coding sequence ATGAAGCATGACCCTAGACTAATTATTTTTTGGATAGGACTTTTCTATGCGGTAACCTCCCTCTCAACAAACGGCACACCATCGCTTTCCTATCAACTAGGAGATGTGTTGTTTGAGGATAAGTTCGAAGGCCTCTCCAATTGGGTTACAGAGCAGCAGCCGGGTGGAACGACTCAAATCAATGACGGCAAGTTGGAGATCAACGATGCCAATGGGTGCACGGTTTGGTTTAAACATAAAATGGAATCGCCAGTCCTGATCGAGTATGAGGTGAAGATGATTAAAGCGGGAGGGGCCAATGACAACACGCGTGACCTGAACTGTTTTTGGATGGCTTTGGATGCAAATTACCCAACGGACATTTTCAAGAACACTGAGCGAACCGGACAATTTCGGACTTACGACTATCTGCGTTTGTATTATGTAGGTTATGGTGGTCACAAAAACACGCAGACGCGTTTTCGGAAATACAACGGTCTCGGTGAAAAGCCTCTACTTCCGCAACACGACCTGAGTCGACCCGAGTATATGATTCCTCCGAATCAGACGATGAAGATTCAGATCATCACGCTAGGGAATCGTACGCAGTACATTCGGGACGGAGAGGTGATTTTCGACTTCGCCGACGAACAACCTTACCAGGAAGGCTGGTTTGCGTTCCGCACAGTGAGTAATCACATGACGGTGGATAACTTTAAAGTAACCCGGCTCATTCCCGGAGAAGGCGTTGATCAAAAACTTCCATTGATGAGGCTAGGAGCTTATGGGGAGGGCTACACGGTTAGGCAGGTTTCCGCCGGAACAGCTCCGTCCATGCACGCTTATATGGATATTTGTCCGGAGAGTCCGGATGCGACGCGTATTACTTATTTTGAGTTTGATGACAAAGTCCCCGGTTGGGGACGGGTCGTAGTTGCCAACCGTGACGGCAGTGAACCTCGCTATGTCTCCGAACGAGTGCGTGGAGGCGACCACGACGGGACACGCCAGCAATGGTTGGACAACGACCACCTGCTCTACGGGATCGAAGATGAGGAGTGGTCGATTATCGTGAACGTGAAGGATAATTCTACGAGAAAAGTAAAAGGCTCTATCGGGATGGTTTCAGAAATTAATGGCAAAGGACTCACCCATAACAACTACCCTGCGAGTAAATATAAGGGAGCGGCTCGAAAGCCATCCGAAGTCATGCTCATGGATTTAGCCAAAGGAGACGTCCAGGTTTTACTAAACAAAGAGGAAATGATTCCGATGCACCCTCGCAGGAAAATCATCGAAGACCCGAAGTGGAAAGATATGGGGACGTTCAAACACCCGAAATGGTCTCCCAATGGCGAGAAGTTTTTCTGGGTCTACATGTTGGAAGTTAAAGGGACCAACAAGAAGCTGGTGAAGTCCGCGCTTTTGGCGGACAAGGATGGGAATGGCATGCGTTATGTTTCTGAAGTTGGACAGCATGCCATGTGGCAATCGAACGACACGCTGCTCTCTTACATTCGCCGGGATGATTTCGATCTGGTAAACAACCCAGCCGCCCAGGATGTCATGATACATCCGATCCATGGTGACCCCGATTACCCGCTCATTAAAAATGCACTCGGAATTCACGGATCGCTCAACCCGGAAGGGACCTTGTTTGTGACCGACATTTTTGACTGGCCGGAAAAAGGAGCTCACGCCGTACTGCTTTATGATGTGGCGTCAGGCGACTACCGGGAGCTGGTTCGCATGCGTGCTGAAAAAAATGACCCAACGAATACGATGCACCCCCACCCTGTATGGTCACGGGATGGAAATGGCATATATTTCAACGGATCTGATACAGGCGAACGCCGGGTTTACTTTATCGATCTGTCGAAGTACCGCTTTAGGCCGATTGCGCGGAGGTAA
- a CDS encoding PQQ-binding-like beta-propeller repeat protein: MHCLAQHVSHFSGQAQHRVIQGKATERGFNSAGTKKYGPSGGAIWCSPTVDAKRGTLYVGTGQNYSNPPTESSDALQALDLKTGKLIWSYQGTAGDIYVRGCPNPDNPNCEDASGPDFDFGIAPILVSQKDGVEVLISGQKSGVVHCLDPFDGRLIWKKRIGRGGTMGGVHWGIASDGEYVYAPNSDIFEASDDSTFPASPGIYALDLISGEVIWKTTSDPEICEGRPGCYNANSSAPTVIPGVVFAGSLDGHARAYDSRDGQVLWDFDTSRKFDTINNVEAKGGSIDGPGPVVANGMVFFNSGYSIGGAMPGNVLLAFSVE, translated from the coding sequence ATGCATTGTTTAGCACAACATGTCTCCCATTTTTCGGGGCAGGCTCAACATCGCGTCATACAAGGAAAGGCCACGGAGAGAGGCTTCAATTCAGCGGGGACAAAGAAATACGGTCCTTCGGGAGGAGCCATATGGTGTAGCCCGACTGTCGATGCAAAACGAGGAACGCTTTACGTTGGCACGGGCCAGAATTACTCTAATCCGCCTACCGAGAGTTCAGACGCCCTTCAGGCATTGGATCTTAAGACCGGAAAACTGATTTGGAGTTACCAAGGGACAGCAGGTGATATTTACGTGCGCGGATGCCCAAATCCAGATAATCCAAATTGCGAAGATGCGTCAGGTCCGGATTTCGATTTCGGCATCGCCCCTATCCTTGTGAGTCAGAAGGACGGAGTTGAGGTTTTGATTTCCGGCCAAAAATCAGGAGTCGTTCATTGTTTAGATCCTTTTGATGGTCGACTTATCTGGAAGAAAAGGATTGGCCGTGGCGGAACCATGGGGGGGGTCCATTGGGGTATCGCATCGGATGGAGAATATGTGTATGCGCCAAACTCCGACATTTTCGAAGCCAGCGACGATTCGACTTTTCCGGCGAGCCCAGGAATCTATGCCCTAGACTTGATCTCGGGAGAGGTCATATGGAAAACGACATCAGATCCTGAAATTTGCGAAGGCAGGCCTGGTTGCTACAATGCCAACTCATCGGCTCCGACAGTTATTCCAGGAGTAGTTTTCGCCGGAAGCCTTGATGGTCATGCAAGGGCTTACGATAGTAGAGATGGTCAGGTCTTATGGGATTTCGATACTAGCCGGAAATTTGATACAATTAATAACGTAGAGGCTAAGGGAGGCTCCATTGATGGTCCTGGTCCTGTAGTCGCCAACGGAATGGTTTTCTTCAACAGCGGTTATTCAATCGGAGGTGCGATGCCGGGCAATGTGTTATTGGCATTCTCCGTTGAATGA
- a CDS encoding alpha/beta hydrolase: MKKQTYIAVFPFVLSIFSVAIATAQTSGKTVSVDGADIYFEEHGSGEPLVLLHGFGGTGKTFETIIPELAQQFRLIVPDLRGHGRSTNMREDWTNRQAALDIVALLDHLDIDKYSGLGTSAGAMILLHMAVIEVDRTQSIVLISGTTYYPETAREVYRNAKDPNEMSVEELAQMAEEGGHIRGAEQMRAIRQYFSDFQFSYDDMNFTPPYLSTIRAKTLIIHGDRDRFFPVSIAVEMYQSMPNAYLWVVPYGGHGNPFRRPGFMETILPFLQGKWGET, encoded by the coding sequence ATGAAAAAGCAAACATACATTGCAGTTTTTCCGTTTGTACTTAGTATTTTTTCGGTTGCTATCGCCACGGCTCAAACATCTGGAAAGACGGTGTCGGTTGACGGAGCTGACATCTATTTCGAGGAACACGGATCTGGAGAGCCCCTGGTGCTGCTCCATGGCTTCGGCGGAACAGGAAAGACTTTTGAAACGATAATACCGGAGCTCGCTCAACAGTTTCGGCTTATTGTTCCAGATTTGCGAGGTCACGGTCGTTCCACTAATATGAGAGAAGATTGGACAAACCGTCAGGCGGCATTAGATATCGTAGCGCTGCTGGATCATTTAGACATCGACAAATATTCCGGACTGGGAACCAGTGCCGGTGCAATGATACTGCTCCACATGGCAGTGATAGAGGTAGACCGAACACAGTCGATTGTCCTTATATCTGGGACGACTTATTATCCGGAAACGGCCCGGGAAGTTTACCGCAATGCAAAAGACCCAAATGAAATGTCTGTCGAGGAACTCGCGCAAATGGCAGAAGAAGGAGGGCATATTCGCGGAGCCGAACAAATGAGAGCAATTAGACAATACTTCTCAGATTTCCAATTCAGCTATGATGATATGAATTTCACTCCTCCCTACCTCAGTACTATTAGAGCAAAAACCCTAATCATTCATGGAGATCGAGACCGCTTTTTTCCCGTTTCAATTGCTGTAGAAATGTATCAGTCAATGCCAAACGCTTATCTTTGGGTGGTCCCCTACGGCGGTCATGGTAATCCTTTCAGGCGACCCGGCTTTATGGAGACCATACTGCCGTTTCTTCAGGGAAAATGGGGGGAAACCTAG
- the dgt gene encoding dNTP triphosphohydrolase, with amino-acid sequence MENSFYTPFDEASIPERQPDDYRNCFEVDRDRIIHTSAFRRLQAKTQVFQSGEYDFYRTRLTHSIEVGQIGRSICSFLKKSSEHLGEDFYVDPNLVEAVCLSHDLGHPPFGHNGEKTLNRLMRPYGGFEGNAQTLRLLTETIYSDLKKRSGMRPTRALLDGILKYKSLFSERDKPENHFLFDDQKHYLDFVFEGKDLHQELPTFKAKNSFKSLECQIMDWADDTAYSIHDIADGIRAEFITIDKIQRWASNVDLSEEDASHVETIISIIQKGNVDAMLGIKIGQFIQASSLVKRENFMSDLTNRYRFELKVEPAKQRESELYKRIAFEIVFLSTRVKQLEYKGDGMLERLFEALLNNYTSKEKNPPRLVSPKLEGRLKAAETETEKARLLCDYLAGMTDSFAIKTYRRLFDPGFGSIVDIV; translated from the coding sequence ATGGAGAATTCTTTCTATACGCCGTTCGATGAGGCTAGCATACCGGAGAGACAGCCGGACGATTATCGGAACTGTTTTGAAGTGGACCGCGACAGGATTATCCACACCTCGGCCTTTCGTCGACTACAGGCAAAAACCCAGGTGTTTCAATCGGGAGAATACGATTTTTACCGGACACGTCTCACTCACTCAATTGAGGTGGGTCAAATCGGTCGCTCCATTTGCAGTTTTCTTAAAAAATCGAGTGAGCACTTGGGAGAAGACTTTTATGTAGATCCAAATCTGGTGGAAGCGGTTTGCCTCTCCCACGACCTGGGGCACCCACCCTTTGGCCACAATGGGGAAAAGACGCTCAATCGTCTGATGCGACCCTACGGTGGGTTTGAAGGAAACGCCCAAACCCTTCGGCTTTTGACTGAAACGATCTACTCTGATCTAAAGAAACGCTCCGGCATGCGTCCGACAAGGGCACTGCTAGACGGGATTCTGAAATACAAATCCCTGTTTTCGGAAAGAGACAAACCGGAAAACCATTTTCTTTTTGATGACCAGAAGCACTATCTGGATTTTGTGTTCGAAGGAAAAGATCTCCACCAGGAGCTTCCAACCTTCAAGGCCAAGAATAGTTTTAAGAGCCTGGAATGCCAGATCATGGATTGGGCGGACGACACCGCCTACAGTATTCACGATATTGCTGATGGCATCCGGGCTGAATTCATCACCATTGATAAAATTCAAAGGTGGGCTTCCAATGTGGATCTGAGTGAGGAGGATGCCAGCCATGTGGAGACTATTATCAGTATTATCCAAAAAGGGAACGTGGACGCTATGCTGGGAATCAAGATCGGTCAGTTCATTCAGGCAAGTTCTCTGGTTAAACGCGAAAATTTCATGAGCGACCTCACGAACCGCTACCGTTTCGAGCTCAAGGTGGAGCCTGCAAAACAAAGGGAGAGCGAGCTCTACAAACGCATAGCGTTCGAGATCGTTTTCTTAAGCACTCGAGTCAAGCAGCTTGAATATAAAGGAGATGGCATGCTCGAACGCCTTTTCGAAGCGCTTCTAAACAATTACACTTCGAAGGAGAAAAACCCACCTCGCCTGGTTTCCCCAAAACTCGAGGGCCGCTTAAAAGCAGCCGAAACAGAAACTGAAAAAGCCCGGCTTCTTTGCGACTACCTGGCCGGCATGACAGATAGCTTTGCCATCAAGACCTACCGACGTTTGTTCGATCCCGGGTTCGGGTCGATTGTGGATATTGTGTAG
- a CDS encoding methyltransferase domain-containing protein, with the protein MNWEELYQNKEVFWNKGAPSPPMKQYLERHAVQGRALVPGCGHGHEVALAVQLGLDATGLDIAPTGVAEARTLYPELAERFVAGDLFEPPENLRGIFDVVLEHTCMSGLHPTLRADYRRGIDLTLRPGGLLIGVWFINPDLDPGEEGPPFPFSVTDLTALFADGYEIVEDYEPDTAFEGRAGRERMRVLRRLG; encoded by the coding sequence ATGAACTGGGAAGAATTATACCAAAATAAAGAAGTGTTCTGGAATAAAGGTGCGCCGTCGCCACCGATGAAACAGTATCTCGAGCGTCATGCGGTGCAGGGTCGCGCGCTCGTGCCGGGCTGTGGCCACGGGCATGAAGTGGCGCTGGCCGTTCAACTTGGATTGGATGCAACAGGGCTGGATATCGCACCAACAGGGGTGGCTGAAGCACGCACGTTGTATCCGGAGCTGGCAGAGCGCTTCGTCGCGGGGGACTTGTTTGAACCGCCAGAAAATTTACGCGGCATATTCGATGTCGTGCTGGAACACACATGTATGAGCGGTTTGCATCCGACACTGCGTGCAGACTACCGACGTGGCATCGACCTGACACTTCGACCTGGCGGGCTATTGATCGGTGTGTGGTTCATTAACCCGGACCTGGATCCAGGTGAAGAGGGACCTCCGTTCCCTTTCAGCGTGACTGACTTGACGGCGCTCTTTGCGGATGGTTACGAAATCGTGGAGGATTATGAACCGGACACGGCTTTTGAAGGTCGCGCAGGTCGAGAGCGGATGCGCGTTCTGCGACGATTAGGGTAA
- a CDS encoding VOC family protein, translating into MNDLNFVQVKAVALAVSDVERAKRFYRETLGLPPDTARNIDGAVLIGNVIILLKPVEEWYGKPTEELNARITLEVKDAYATEKALRERGVTVSDPVTVYTDNPIGSFLDSEGNKLWFCSDSGNS; encoded by the coding sequence ATGAATGATTTAAATTTTGTCCAAGTTAAAGCCGTAGCCTTAGCCGTATCCGACGTGGAGCGGGCAAAGCGGTTTTATAGAGAAACGCTCGGCCTTCCGCCCGATACCGCCCGCAATATAGACGGAGCCGTGTTGATTGGTAACGTAATCATCCTTCTTAAGCCTGTGGAAGAATGGTATGGGAAACCAACTGAAGAGTTGAACGCCCGCATCACGCTCGAGGTGAAGGATGCCTATGCAACCGAAAAGGCATTACGTGAGCGAGGTGTCACTGTTTCCGATCCGGTCACCGTTTACACTGACAATCCCATTGGCAGTTTCCTCGACAGCGAAGGAAACAAGCTTTGGTTTTGTTCCGATTCGGGGAACAGCTAG